The segment TGATCCGTGAAATTGGCGCTATACATACGGTTGCTTATGCTGTGCTATTAGGAACCGCATTATTGGTTATCGCGTCAAGTATCACGGGGCAATTAACACTTAGCGCGATTACATATTTAACAAATATCGATGTTATGAGCCTGTTATACCTTGGTGTATTAGGCTCTGCATTAGCTTATATTTGGTATTACCAAGGTGTTGACCTGTTAGGTGCAGCTGGGGCTGGTTCATTTATTGCACTTAATCCGTTGACGGCGGTAATAATAGGAACGTTGTTTTTAAATGAAGAAATTACATTCTCTGCGCTATTAGGTGGAGTGGTGATTATCTTCGGGTTATGGCTAACCAATAAACCTCGAGTATAAAATAGGCGCTCTATGGAAATAATTGACTCCATAGAGCGATATTCATTATTTAATGGTTTTGTTGATTTCTGAATAAGCGAACAGGGCTTGAGCTCCGCCAGTATGGACAAATAATACCGGTGTTTTTTCAGTGGAGTTGTCTAAATAATCAATTAAACCTGCCATCGCTTTTCCCGTATAAACTGGGTCAAGAAGGATCCCTTCTTTTTGAGCTAATAGCGCTATTGCATCTAAACCACCGCGGTTTGGCATGCCATACATTGGTGCGAAAAAATCATCCCAAAGTGTAATGTCAGGTGTTTTTTTAATTTGCAGTAATTCTGCTAATTCATTTTGCAGTTTTTCAACTTTTGGTGCCTGATCTTGCTGTTTACGAGAAACGGTGACACCAATGAGTTGTGAAGTAGGGAGTAATTCTTGTAAGCCAATCGCTAAGCCAGCGTGAGTTCCGGCACTGCCGGAAGCTACAATCACTTTATCGAACTCAATATTGGCCGGTTTTTGTTGGGCAATTTCAATCGCACATTGAACATAACCTAATGCGCCCAGACCGTTGGAACCGCCGACAGGGACGATATAAGCATCTTGCAAGTCTAACGATTTAATTAACTCTGCCATTTGTGCTTGTGGATCGGTTAATTCGTCACACATGACGCATTGAGTGCCAAATAAATCGGTCAGTAATTTATTTCCATTATGCAGGAAATTACTGTCTTCGCTTTGAATAGGGTTTTCTAATAGAGCGACACATTTTAGCCCATACATGGCAGCAACAGCAGCAGTTTGACGCACATGGTTTGATTGAATCGCGCCCGCTGTCACGATAATCTTTGCATTTTGGGCTAAGGCATCTGCCATTAAAAACTCAAGTTTACGCAGTTTATTTCCGCCCATTGCTAACGGTGTCATATCATCGCGTTTAATGTAGATTTCTCGACCATATAAACGCGATAAATTATCGAGTCGATTCAATGGGGTCGATGCTTTAAGCAAGTCAACTTTTGCGAATTGAGTTAATTTTTGTTGAAGAGACATCTAAATTCCCCTGTATTAATTGGTAAAGCCTAAATAGAGATAAATGGCAAGTACGAAGCTTGCTGTTACTAATGCATAAGGCATTTGAGTACGGATATGTTCAATATGATCACAATCAGTGGCCATAGAGGCAACAATGGCATCTGCAGAAATAGGTGAGGTCATGTCACCGAAAATAGATCCTGAAATGGCTGCGCCAATCATATATTCAATTGGCATACCGACGGATAACCCTAATTGGACACCAATCGGGATCATAATGGCAAAGGTTCCCCATGAGGTGCCCGTAGCCAGTGACATAATGGCGCTAATGATAAAGATAAAACCGATAGAAAAACCGGGTGCCATAATACCTTGGGTAACCTCAGCAATATAGGCACCAGTATTCAGTTCAGAAGATACATTTCCCATTAGGAAAGCTAAAATCATAATTGAACTGATTTTTAACATGCTGGCATAGCCAACAAATAGCTCTTTAAAGAAGTTATCAATATTTAATAGCCTTCTTCCGATAAACCAACAAAAAGAAACTGCGGTACCGAACATAACGCCCCAATAAACGGACGTTGAGCCGCTCCCTTTACTGAAATCTCCATCACCTGTGATATATAAGGCGACTGGAACCATTAAAACAGTCGAAAGAATAGGGATAAAAAAGTTTAAGGCCGAATGGGCATTTGGGTGCTCAATAATCTCTTCCTCTTCATTTTTACGTGAAGATTCGGCTAATTTTCCTGCTATGAAATTCTCTTGATATTTCATTTCGGCTTTTTTCATTGGCCCCCACGAAATATTGGTGAACACATAGAATAAAATGGTGGCCAATGATAGCCATGCCATTAAGTTGTAGCCGATAGATTTAATTAAAATATCGAAGGGTTCACCCGAAATAAGACCTTGGGAAATTTGCACACCAATGAGGCCCATAATCACCGCACCCCAACCATTTATAATGGCGGATGAACAAACAGAAACGCAGGCGGTTTGAATAAGATAGGACATTTTTTCTGGGGCAACGCCATATTGTCTGGCTAAATTCTTAGTGGATGCTCCCGCAACTAGTTGGTTAATGGAACTTTCAATAAAAATTAAGGCCGTGATGACAATGGCGAGTAATTGCGTCGCGGTTCTATTCTTAATTAATTTTGTTTTATTTGTCAGTAACTGAACTAATGCACGAACGCCACCTGTGACGACGACTAGGCGCATGATCCCACCAATCATGACCATAAAGACGATGGTGCGAGTATTGCCAGCAGAAGAAAATGTATCGATGATGCCATCCACCGTTCCGCGAATACCGAGTAATACATTGTGATCATTAATGACGGTAAAACCGACTAAAATACCGAGCATTAATGAAAGCATCACCTGTCGAGTGAGAATTGCCAAAAGGATAGTGACAATTGGCGTAATAATTGTCCAAATACCATAGTCGTGCATGTGTTTACCTTGGATATTTTTATTGTATGACGTGTAGTTTGTAAGTATCAGGAAATCATAGCATTGATGGAAGTGGGCTGTCGGATATTTTCATTGTATTGCAGTAGATTGTTACAAAATCCATGCTAAAAGTCAGATAAACTGCAAGATTATGGTATTGAAGGGGACGCTATCCTTTTGAGATAGCGTAGTAAGGGTTATTAAGCTTGTGATTGCCACTGCTGATAAGTGATACGACTAATTTCTTCTGTCTTTGTCTCGCCAATAAGCTCAATAAATTGTGGAGCTAATGTTGCGTAATATTGGAAACCGCATTTTTCTTGAGCAATTTTAGATTGTTGATTGCCTTGGAAATAACCGCACCATAAATTATCCAGTTTGAGATTTTTAAATCCATGTCGCATGATTTCTCTGATAGCTTCAGGAATAAAACCTTTTCCCCAAAACGGTACGCCTATCCAATAACTCACTTCTGCATCGTTGTCCCCAATTGAAAAATTACTCTCTTTTCCGATAGATAAACCAATCAAGCCAATGGCTTTATTATCTTCTTTTAGCGCAACGGCAAATACACCATCACGCATGAAAATGGATTGAATAATTTCCGCACTTTCTTCGACGCTCTGGTGAGGCGGCCAGCCTGCAATAGGGCCGATACGTTCATCTTTTGCATAATGATAAAGGTCTGCCGCGTCAGTAATATTCCAAGGGCGTAAAATCAGCCTTTGTGTATATAAAATCATGTTATTTTCTCTTCATTGCCTTGATAGTTATGCCACTTATTTTAGGTATTTATTTGCTTCAGGTAAGGGTAAAATCTAGGGGATTTAGGTACTTTTGAAAACTAATGTTTTGAAAATAGATATTATTGAAAATAGATATTATTGAAAATAACTGCGTAGAACCGGTCAATAAAGCGAGTGATGTGGGTGACGCGAAGGTGGATTAAGTCATGAAAGAGCTGCAGCAGGATCAATCTGTATGGGAAGGGGTAGTCAGCATTGGTTCGACGACACTGGAAAAATTGCAAAATACAGTATTGTCTCCAGACTATGTGACGCTATGTATTTGTAGGAAAGGGGTTGGGGTTTTCAATATTAATTTTAAGCGCTATGCCTTACGCAGAAATGAGCTCTTTGTTTTGTATGACGACACTTTTGTTATGCTACAGAAGCGTTCTCGGAATTTTATTATTGATTACATCCATATTGATAAGACGTTTGCCACCGATATCGCATTTGTTTTACCTAATTCATTGTTTGCCTATTTTAATTTTCAACCACGTTTATCGATGTCACTGGTACAATCCATACTATTTTCACATTGGTATCAGCTATTTTTATATTACCAACAAGAACGTGCGGAGTATGGGAAATTACAATTACGCCAACATTTACAAAATCTCTTTTTAGAAATTGCTAATCAAGTCAATCATGAACAATCCCATTTTTCAGATGAACGTAGCCGTAAATCACAATTATGTTGGCAATTTTGGGCATTAATAACCCAACATTGTAAACAGCAAAGAGAGGTTAAGTTCTATGCGAATCAACTTGCGATTACACCGTTTTATTTATCGCAAATTGTGAAGGACTTCTTCAATGACCCACCCAAGGCACTGATTGATAGACAAGTGGTTTTAGAAATTAAAGCCCTGTTAGAGAGAGGAACGTTCACCATTCAAGGTATTGCTGATGAATTAAATTTTGAAGACACCTCGTATTTATGCCGCTATTTTAAGCGGCATACTGGCGCGACATTAAGTGAGTTTAGAAAACGAGTGAATAAGCATTAACTAGGATCGATTTTTGTCGAATGCTTTTTAATAAAATCAATAAAACAGCGAAGCCTTGGTGAAACGGCTTGGTTACGATAATAGACAGCATTAATCGGCTGTTTCATTGTTATTGTTTTTTGTTCGAGCACCTTCACGAGTCCACCATTGGCAAAAGCATCTAAGCTTACAAAGTCGGAAGAAGAGAGAATACCCGTTCCTTGCAGCGCTAAATGATGGAGAACTTCACCACTGGCGCAGGCGATATGGGGGGTAATTTTGAGTAAGCTGCCATCGGTGTTTTCGAGTGGCCAATAATTTAATGACTCTGGTGTTGTGAAACCCAGTAAACAATGCTTATGGAGATCCTCTATCGTTTCCGGTATTCCATATTTTTCTAGGTAAGCGGGGCTAGCAACTAACCTTTTTTGGGTATAACCCAATAGTGTTGCACTGAGTGAAGAATCCTTTAACGTACCAATTCTAAACGCGACATCCGTTTTTTTCTCTAATAGGTTTGTCACGCCTTCATAGTTATTTATTTCTAACTCAACTTGGGGATACCGTTCATAAAATAGTGGGATCAGCGGAGCGATTACATGGGTTAAAAATGGGGTTGAAGCATCAATGCGTAGCTTGCCTGATGGAATCGATTGGCGAGCGGATAGCAAATCTTCGGCTTCTTGAGCTAGCCGGACTATTTCTCGCGCTTTTTGCAAAAATGCGGCACCTTCATCACTGAGTTTGATGGCGCGAGTGGTTCGGTAAAGTAGCGTGGTTTTGACTTTCTCTTCTAAACGCAATAATGCGCGACTCACGGTGGATATCGTCATGCATTGCTGGTCGGCTGCCGCTGTAATAGAGCCGTAATCGACTACGCTGATAAATGTTTGGAGCTCTTCTAATGTGATTTTCATTATTGCATTTCTCGCAAAAGTTATTCTCACCATAATGGGTTTTTCAACCTCTTTCAATATGGAAGAATTGCCGCCGGTCAATTGAGATTGGTTTATAAGGCATAAAAATGAGAATAAACACAGCATTGCTCGCGTTATCCGTTGGCGCATTCGCCATTGGTATTACCGAATTTTCTCCGATGGGAATGCTTCCCTATATCGCTGAAAATCTTAATGAAAGCATTCCTTCTGTCGGTGCGATTGTGGTGATTTATGCGCTGGGAGTGATGATTGGAGCGCCGATCATGACGCTATTATTAGTGAGTAAACGTCCAAAGGTTGCGTTGGTTTTTTTAATGGCTATTTTTACGGTGGGGAATTTATTATCGGGTTTAGCGCCTAACTTGGTGACGTTGTCACTTTCAAGGTTAATTACTAGCCTAAATCACGGAGCATTTTTTGGTTTAGGTGCCATTGTGGCGGCCAGTGTAGTTCCAGCAGGTAAACAAGCGAGTGCGATTGCAGCGATGTTTATGGGATTGACCATTGCGGGTATTGGTGGAGTTCCATTAGTCACTAAAATAACGCAATTAATCGGTTGGCGTGAAGCATTCTATTTAATTTCGGGTATTGGATTGCTCACGATCGCCAGTTTAATTTTTGCTATTCCTGCGCATTTACAAGGTAGCCAGGTTAACGTTAAAAATGAATTGCGTATTTTAAGACGCCCATTAGTGATGTTAGGTATGTTATCGACGGTACTCGGAGCAAGTGCAATGTTTACCTTGTATACGTTTATAACACCAATGTTGATGAATATCATTCAGGCATCGGACCAGACAATTACAATGATGTTAATGGTCATTGGTGTTGGTTTTAGTATCGGTAATTATCTTGGTGGTTATTTTGCGGATAAGAACTTATATCCAACGTTATTAACTTTGTTTGTATTATCGGCAATAAGCATGGTGATATTCCCAATAATTGCGACAAATATCGCTGGGGCTACCGTGGGTTTATTATTCTGGAGTATTGTTAGTTTTGCACTTGTTCCACCCATTCAAATTTTAGTGATGAATGCGGCTGTTGGCGCACAAGCGCTAGCATCTTCCGTGAATATTGGCGCATTTAATTTGGGAAATGCCATTGGAGCGGCTGTTGGTGCGGCGATTTTATCCCATGGTTACAGCTACACGACGATGAGTTTTATGGGAGCATTATTGGCGATAGTCGGGTTTATAGTGATTTTGCTGATCGTACGTCGGAAAAATAGCGAAACACAAACGCAGGACGTAATGTGTAGTGCGAATTAAAAAGCAAGGTTTGGAGTGTTCGACATATAATAACCAGAGATACTGATCACGGTGAAATCAGTAAAGGGTTAAATATATGTCGACGAAAAATCAATGGGTCACAGATGAGCAGCGCTGGAATGCGCTGAAACTACGAGATAAAACCGCAGATGGTTATTTTGTGTATGGTGTGAAAACATCGAAACTTTATAACCATCCATCCGCTGCGGGACGATTACCGAAGAGAGATAATGTGCTGTTTTTTGATAATGAACAGCAAGCGATAGCGCAGGGATTTCATTCGGGAAAACGTCGTCGTCATGAAATGTCACAGCAAGCTCAGTTTTATCAAGAAAAAATTGAACTTGCTTGTCGGTATATTGAGCAAAATACCCAGAAATATACATTGGCTGAGTTAGCTGATTATGTCGGAATAAGCCCGTTCCATTTTCATCGATTATTTAAATTACAAACTGGATTAACGCCTAAAGCCTATCGCGATGCTTATCTTCATCAAAAAGTACAAACGCAATTGCAGGAAAATGAGCGGATCACTGATGCCATTTATGATGCGGGTTTTCATTCGAACAGTCGTTTTTATGAAACAGCTAATTCGCGATTGGGGATGACGCCGACAGCATGGAAATCAGGTGGTGAAGGGAGCCAAATCTATTTTGCTCTGGCTGTTTGCTCGCTAGGAAATGTACTGGTTGCACAAAGTCCGATAGGCATTTGTGCGATTTTATTCGGAGATGACCCTGAGCAATTGCTAAATAACTTACAAGATAAATTTCCCTATGCTCAGTTGATTGGTGGAAATAAAGCATTCGACCAAGTGGTTTCTAAAGTTATTGGGTTTATTGAAGCCCCAGAAATAGGTTTTGATCTTCCTTTGGATATTCGAGGAACTGCATTTCAGCAACGAGTGTGGCAAATATTAAGAAACATTCCTGTTGGGGAAACGGTGAGCTATCGTGAAATTGCAGAAAAGATGGGTGCACCTAAATCGTATAGAGCAGTGGCGAATGCATGTGGTGCGAACATGCTAGCGGTGGCGATCCCATGCCATCGAGTGGTGAGAACGGATGGTGGGTTATCGGGATATCGCTGGGGGATCGATCGCAAGCGCGCATTATTGCTAAAAGAATCGGCGAAAAAATAATAAAGCCTGTTTTGAAAAAGAATAAAGCTGCGCCAAGATTGCTATTGTCGCAGCAATTTTTAATATAAAAAGCATATATATTCTCTAATTAGATAGTTTGTTTTGAAATTAAATTATATTTTGCTATTTATTATAGTATGCAGTTTCTGTTTTATATCCTTCAAAAATTAATTTAATTAAAATCGTTTTGGTTTTTTTAAATAAACCCTTAGATTTTTTGGTTTTTATATTTTTCATGTTTTTTCCTTATAAATA is part of the Providencia zhijiangensis genome and harbors:
- a CDS encoding D-cysteine desulfhydrase, whose translation is MSLQQKLTQFAKVDLLKASTPLNRLDNLSRLYGREIYIKRDDMTPLAMGGNKLRKLEFLMADALAQNAKIIVTAGAIQSNHVRQTAAVAAMYGLKCVALLENPIQSEDSNFLHNGNKLLTDLFGTQCVMCDELTDPQAQMAELIKSLDLQDAYIVPVGGSNGLGALGYVQCAIEIAQQKPANIEFDKVIVASGSAGTHAGLAIGLQELLPTSQLIGVTVSRKQQDQAPKVEKLQNELAELLQIKKTPDITLWDDFFAPMYGMPNRGGLDAIALLAQKEGILLDPVYTGKAMAGLIDYLDNSTEKTPVLFVHTGGAQALFAYSEINKTIK
- a CDS encoding Na+/H+ antiporter NhaC family protein — its product is MHDYGIWTIITPIVTILLAILTRQVMLSLMLGILVGFTVINDHNVLLGIRGTVDGIIDTFSSAGNTRTIVFMVMIGGIMRLVVVTGGVRALVQLLTNKTKLIKNRTATQLLAIVITALIFIESSINQLVAGASTKNLARQYGVAPEKMSYLIQTACVSVCSSAIINGWGAVIMGLIGVQISQGLISGEPFDILIKSIGYNLMAWLSLATILFYVFTNISWGPMKKAEMKYQENFIAGKLAESSRKNEEEEIIEHPNAHSALNFFIPILSTVLMVPVALYITGDGDFSKGSGSTSVYWGVMFGTAVSFCWFIGRRLLNIDNFFKELFVGYASMLKISSIMILAFLMGNVSSELNTGAYIAEVTQGIMAPGFSIGFIFIISAIMSLATGTSWGTFAIMIPIGVQLGLSVGMPIEYMIGAAISGSIFGDMTSPISADAIVASMATDCDHIEHIRTQMPYALVTASFVLAIYLYLGFTN
- a CDS encoding GNAT family N-acetyltransferase, translated to MILYTQRLILRPWNITDAADLYHYAKDERIGPIAGWPPHQSVEESAEIIQSIFMRDGVFAVALKEDNKAIGLIGLSIGKESNFSIGDNDAEVSYWIGVPFWGKGFIPEAIREIMRHGFKNLKLDNLWCGYFQGNQQSKIAQEKCGFQYYATLAPQFIELIGETKTEEISRITYQQWQSQA
- a CDS encoding AraC family transcriptional regulator, whose amino-acid sequence is MKELQQDQSVWEGVVSIGSTTLEKLQNTVLSPDYVTLCICRKGVGVFNINFKRYALRRNELFVLYDDTFVMLQKRSRNFIIDYIHIDKTFATDIAFVLPNSLFAYFNFQPRLSMSLVQSILFSHWYQLFLYYQQERAEYGKLQLRQHLQNLFLEIANQVNHEQSHFSDERSRKSQLCWQFWALITQHCKQQREVKFYANQLAITPFYLSQIVKDFFNDPPKALIDRQVVLEIKALLERGTFTIQGIADELNFEDTSYLCRYFKRHTGATLSEFRKRVNKH
- a CDS encoding LysR substrate-binding domain-containing protein; this translates as MKITLEELQTFISVVDYGSITAAADQQCMTISTVSRALLRLEEKVKTTLLYRTTRAIKLSDEGAAFLQKAREIVRLAQEAEDLLSARQSIPSGKLRIDASTPFLTHVIAPLIPLFYERYPQVELEINNYEGVTNLLEKKTDVAFRIGTLKDSSLSATLLGYTQKRLVASPAYLEKYGIPETIEDLHKHCLLGFTTPESLNYWPLENTDGSLLKITPHIACASGEVLHHLALQGTGILSSSDFVSLDAFANGGLVKVLEQKTITMKQPINAVYYRNQAVSPRLRCFIDFIKKHSTKIDPS
- a CDS encoding MFS transporter, which translates into the protein MRINTALLALSVGAFAIGITEFSPMGMLPYIAENLNESIPSVGAIVVIYALGVMIGAPIMTLLLVSKRPKVALVFLMAIFTVGNLLSGLAPNLVTLSLSRLITSLNHGAFFGLGAIVAASVVPAGKQASAIAAMFMGLTIAGIGGVPLVTKITQLIGWREAFYLISGIGLLTIASLIFAIPAHLQGSQVNVKNELRILRRPLVMLGMLSTVLGASAMFTLYTFITPMLMNIIQASDQTITMMLMVIGVGFSIGNYLGGYFADKNLYPTLLTLFVLSAISMVIFPIIATNIAGATVGLLFWSIVSFALVPPIQILVMNAAVGAQALASSVNIGAFNLGNAIGAAVGAAILSHGYSYTTMSFMGALLAIVGFIVILLIVRRKNSETQTQDVMCSAN
- the ada gene encoding bifunctional DNA-binding transcriptional regulator/O6-methylguanine-DNA methyltransferase Ada, whose amino-acid sequence is MSTKNQWVTDEQRWNALKLRDKTADGYFVYGVKTSKLYNHPSAAGRLPKRDNVLFFDNEQQAIAQGFHSGKRRRHEMSQQAQFYQEKIELACRYIEQNTQKYTLAELADYVGISPFHFHRLFKLQTGLTPKAYRDAYLHQKVQTQLQENERITDAIYDAGFHSNSRFYETANSRLGMTPTAWKSGGEGSQIYFALAVCSLGNVLVAQSPIGICAILFGDDPEQLLNNLQDKFPYAQLIGGNKAFDQVVSKVIGFIEAPEIGFDLPLDIRGTAFQQRVWQILRNIPVGETVSYREIAEKMGAPKSYRAVANACGANMLAVAIPCHRVVRTDGGLSGYRWGIDRKRALLLKESAKK